From a single Lacerta agilis isolate rLacAgi1 chromosome 3, rLacAgi1.pri, whole genome shotgun sequence genomic region:
- the CENPF gene encoding centromere protein F — protein sequence MSWAVEEWKEGLSTRALNKIQELESQLEKLKKERQQRQFQLESLEAALQKQKQKVENEKNEGATLKRENQNLMELCDSLEKTRQKLSHELQVKESQVSVQEGQLLSSKKQTERLEQELKRYKYELERSQKTFAGADISFNSTPQKNFAAPSTPSCNDSKFEELQVKYNKETEERRRLEAELKSVKCQVMKTVPSHPESTISRREIARQQASSSVFSWQQEKTPSRPLSSSQETPVSSRSMPSHFPWESGTTPSHKDRRSAKKEFTSSVSDSCKDSSFIDKMKIQNQELRSRIQELERNLQIQTQDLKSTVAKLQETKLQLEHIKTESKEKDTALNKSRNEVTRINAQLDQTTNQHTASEERVKRLSEELNCQRQNFERAQNSLQQKMKEKEKEYQEEASLQLNQVKTKLQGELHQAKNNYNLLQAELEKTRSAKQQLEKKVDDFSQKLSRADQATQAVQLKESELKKACEETKKQNGLLHCQSAQQLQEICQLKEELCVTKRLLQQSQNVVEDMKNKNCSLEEELKLLEENLSKQENPLTLEKMKLAISELEDQRDSLQQLLKHKENTIEELTAKLEDLEALQKVPMECEGLKKEVEVLSQWKKDSGQLINGLVLEKDDLMSKICSLERALMTEQLKSNDRVKALEGTNENLCVEIRNLKAMVEDKTAELEAERKAHNDLQDKTAASEEKHRKERENNSLKLSEFTKQVDVLQKKLATVADEMLEKDRCMASLETSLASHVQLKSSFQKQCEELVQARDETERKLALAEQRHKDFVREKEKRISELEAAVSEKQDLVTKTLHALEEKNKTLQALIAESDRQQAEILHLKSSNSFLEDTVQHLKVTPQTVSHKEPDVMAPISLNKKLIEGVSDENLGLKIDISALEQRNLDLMQTSFYLSKSLKEREGSLLELSERHREKSLLLSKAEEESERKCGSLEVENKNVECALREQACYFEVEKATFEEREKQLMNVHEELKCKVMSLEKKNNTLLQQLEKMQAVPEETDILGQERAALNKMQHHNDVLLQEKEELVKELKIRDGHAAGGFTVEKTSLGQLGGSVEEKEEELNKYQVQLELLQMDLEDREASVENYADQVKQLETALRTMEIKLQENEMERERLNHKLQALKDVENPHLELTEGEGNDQSAAHFNAVSKDNFSRQIDAKCSSVPHDVMPSQSDYVRLVASLHMTMSKLNELEKMFEHLQIEKSTLASQLKDSQLKCITGAMAEELVGRINNVTEESAAFSGGLIDHSKIAAQSDTERVPLIALECCDGLDCKDLKPSSKEIKMQFDWVKEKIFSLKNEYSSLQEQHSGMASKISELQSYFDMLKEENAALSTSLDQVTNSSFTMQVTLLMNEEFHSDGKFSMRFPPCSKIALCTSSTLTESDIDCDQYRPSNEISDLNSNRQADPESTPEEHDRSLSEANDSDTWACIMKKGHAMPEKHHLKKRVEHLLREAYEKSFRSLEESLESHKNLEDEEIQKIQELLLSVRKEVDGLQKQNISESKQWQQKLNDVVLQVASKLPAEKKHPDPLPQELEEPLQGLDLISQSLLCVDTEHQIQIPAKKAIDLLGQLELHGMSSENTTIEAENSKISARAGEANRTEDEESICQAVGMKFRERCLLDLDTESRNATHLSISPPNYPCESLFLPSQNTDVMPVNTLESQRAPGKLLLEVEQTCNKISKPFPDVEESSERTDILLLEIQNLKSGLDSKDKELAAERTACAELDKTVVALEKEKGDLNESLKSVTFDNQQLSYSLMALGIELDRAKSDMEMYKARLSDTTETLEDLEMDKADWTERLLETENELRRIKSEKANIENHALSMETDIEELQLKNEHLEKEKENKLKSIFGLQEQLHILATERNQFSQDLSALLKDKEESDQMCQKMQETIKELESSKGDSAEFIRILEAEANTQAKLLQAAKADTHRLSTEKDRLLLQLQNLDQVMRALVLEKEAAQSRIEHLNEEKEAGLREYETLHSKLSISEMEYAKISKSLEGSLIEKGELATRLNSAQEELSQLRRGIEKLKIKIELDEKKRCHLAGKLKESERKAESLTDKIETLERELQMSEDNLEDAILRAETAKAETETATAEIETVRATLRSLECEVNALKLEKGSLERELKENQDKVSDLEGLNSMLVKQLEEKEKEKVQIRGEFENALMSMESQLKVAREEVKLSHCEEENFKTKEQGLIDEVACVKEENGRLAHHLQEAKHKHSEMEHLLEVLAQQFQDLIQKLDDIDPFLEQLPENETLQSSLGATEVELEAVTSEKPAFLEKANSHQKIVQLKTEFDSFHHRFQHWLKAYTELKQEKKVMVKQIHELEIQLKKMDPGPDRNATAEEIRFELEELKELVEEKTAEADQNLDKYCTLIIDHDKLEEENEMLRTQVSLLNARLKQSSDSFSSPLQSPGSQTKITNGLLVEKALSEDITKITVRRQRCHENRSNGESATSPFPEAASKQTKRRTTFQQPSPKVPLENAEFESGGSTEVGGKGSSDVPPGNGSSCISHGAYLIPRASPCLVRPSLRSPPFTDHSQTTESDCLLENQKATPEGSKLQKVTCAYCSQVNDVRLQEVLAAGSPLGFAPRSPLSACNQSAQAIDGRSAEAPSAIETKSPQSTEENELDEACHVQ from the exons ATGAGCTGGGCTGTGGAAGAGTGGAAGGAAGGCCTTTCCACAAGAGCCCTTAACAAGATTCAAGAACTTGAAAGTCAACTTGAGAAGCTTAAAAAAGAGCGACAGCAAAGGCAGTTTCAGCTGGAGTCTCTGGAGGctgctttgcaaaagcagaagcagaag gtggaaaatgaaaaaaacgaAGGGGCGACGCTGAAGAGAGAAAACCAGAACTTGATGGAACTCTGTGACAGCCTAGAGAAAACCAGGCAGAAACTTTCTCATGAACTTCAGGTGAAAGAATCGCAAGTCAGCGTTCAAGAAGGACAACTCCTCTCAAGCAAGAAACAAACTGAAAGGCTTGAACAAGAACTTAAAAG atACAAATATGAACTAGAAAGAAGCCAGAAAACCTTTGCTGGTGCAGATATATCTTTCAATAGTACACCACAGAAGAACTTCGCTGCGCCTTCAACACCAAGTTGCAAtg ATTCAAAGTTTGAGGAGCTTCAAGTAaaatacaacaaagaaacagaagaaaggaggaggttGGAAGCTGAACTGAAGAGCGTGAAGTGTCAAGTAATG aaaacagtcCCCTCGCATCCTGAAAGTACTATAAGTCGCAGAGAAATTGCCCGGCAACAGGCTTCCTCGTCTGTGTTCTCATGGCAACAAGAGAAAACGCCAAGCCGGCCTTTATCCAGTAGTCAAGAAACTCCTGTAAGCAGCAGGTCAATGCCATCACATTTTCCTTGGGAATCTGGGACAACTCCTAGTCACAAAGACCGGAGATCGGCAAAGAAAGAGTTCACCAGCAGCGTCTCAGACAGCTGCAAGGACTCTTCATTCATTGACAAGATGAAAATCCAGAACCAAG AGTTAAGATCCAGAATTCAAGAACTGGAACGTAATCTGCAGATTCAAACACAGGATTTGAAATCAACCGTGGCTAAACTTCAGGAAACTAAGCTGCAGCTGGAACATATAAAAACGGAGTCGAAAGAAAAAGATACAGCTCTGAACAAGAGTAGAAACGAAGTAACTAGAATTAACGCACAACTTGACCAGACCACCAATCAG CACACCGCGTCCGAGGAAAGAGTGAAAAGGCTTTCAGAGGAGCTGAACTGCCAGAGACAAAATTTTGAAAGAGCCCAAAACTCTTTGCAacagaaaatgaaagagaaagagaaagagtacCAGGAG GAAGCATCTCTCCAGCTCAATCAGGTGAAAACTAAATTGCAAGGGGAACTGCATCAAGCCAAGAACAACTACAATCTTCTTCAAGCAGAACTCGAGAAA ACTCGGTCTGCAAAGCAGCAATTGGAAAAAAAGGTTGATGATTTTTCACAGAAGTTGAGTCGAGCGGACCAGGCTACTCAGGCAGTGCAGCTGAAGGAAAGCGAACTGAAAAAAGCCTGTGAG gaaacaaagaagcaaaatggCCTTCTTCACTGCCAGTCGGCTCAACAGTTGCAAGAAATTTGTCAGTTAAAAGAAGAGCTCTGTGTAACCAAACGACTTCTGCAGCAGAGTCAAAACGTCGTTGAAGATATGAAAA ATAAAAATTGCTCTCTGGAAGAAGAGTTAAAACTACTTGAAGAGAATCTGAGCAAACAAGAGAATCCTCTCACTTTGGAGAAAATGAAACTTGCTATTTCTGAATTGGAAGACCAACGAGATTCTCTCCAGCAGCTTCTGAAGCACAAAGAAAACACCATTGAAGAGCTCACTGCAAAACTGGAGGATCTGGAAGCTTTGCAGAAAGTTCCTATGGAGTGTGAAGGGCTTAAAAAAGAGGTTGAAGTTCTTTCCCAGTGGAAAAAAGACAGTGGCCAACTCATAAATGGACTTGTTTTAGAAAAAGACGATTTGATGAGCAAGATTTGCAGCCTGGAAAGAGCCTTAATGACCGAACAACTTAAAAGTAATGACAGAGTAAAAGCTTTAGAAGGTACGAATGAAAACCTTTGTGTGGAGATTAGAAATCTCAAAGCTATGGTGGAAGACAAAACAGCAGAGctagaagcagaaagaaaagccCACAATGACCTTCAGGATAAAACGGCGGCATCTGAGGAAAAacacaggaaagagagagaaaacaattcTCTGAAATTATCTGAGTTCACCAAACAAGTGGACGTTCTACAGAAAAAACTGGCGACGGTAGCAGATGAAATGTTGGAAAAGGACAGGTGTATGGCCTCTTTGGAAACATCCTTAGCTTCCCACGTGCAGTTAAAATCCAGCTTCCAGAAACAATGTGAGGAGCTGGTCCAAGCCAGAgatgaaacagaaagaaaactggCTCTAGCAGAGCAAAGGCATAAAGATTTTGTTAGGGAGAAGGAAAAGCGCATAAGTGAGTTGGAAGCAGCTGTTTCCGAAAAGCAGGACTTGGTCACTAAGACATTACATGCTCTCGAGGAGAAAAACAAGACATTGCAAGCACTGATTGCAGAATCAGATAGGCAGCAAGCAGAGATTCTGCATTTAAAAAGCAGTAACTCTTTCCTTGAGGATACAGTGCAGCACCTGAAAGTTACGCCTCAAACAGTTAGCCACAAGGAACCAGATGTGATGGCACCAATATCCTTAAATAAAAAGCTAATTGAAGGAGTTAGTGATGAAAATCTCGGCCTTAAGATTGATATCAGTGCCCTAGAGCAAAGAAATCTAGACTTAATGCAGACAAGCTTCTATCTGTCCAAAAGtctgaaggagagggagggaagcctCTTGGAGCTGTCAGAAAGGCATAGAGAGAAAAGCTTGTTACTGTCTAAAGCCGAAGAAGAATCAGAAAGGAAATGTGGATCACTGGAAGTAGAGAATAAGAACGTAGAATGTGCTTTAAGGGAGCAAGCATGCTATTTTGAAGTGGAGAAAGCCACATTTGAAGAGCGAGAGAAACAGCTCATGAACGTACACGAGGAGCTGAAGTGTAAGGTCATGTCCTTGGAGAAGAAAAATAACACTCTGCTTCAGCAGCTTGAAAAAATGCAGGCAGTACCTGAAGAAACTGATATTCTAGGGCAGGAAAGGGCAGCCCttaataaaatgcagcatcataACGATGTGTTGCTGCAAGAGAAGGAGGAACTTGTcaaggaactgaaaataaggGACGGACATGCAGCTGGTGGCTTTACTGTGGAGAAGACTTCACTGGGACAGCTGGGAGGAtctgtggaagaaaaggaggaggaactgAATAAATATCAGGTTCAGCTAGAGCTGCTTCAGATGGACCTTGAGGATAGAGAGGCCTCAGTAGAGAACTATGCTGATCAAGTAAAGCAGCTGGAGACTGCTCTGAGAACTATGGAAATAAAACTGCAAGAAAacgaaatggagagagagaggctgaaccACAAATTGCAAGCTCTTAAAGATGTGGAAAATCCGCATTTAGAGCTTACAGAAGGGGAAGGGAACGACCAATCAGCAGCACATTTCAATGCTGTTTCCAAGGACAACTTCAgcagacagatagatgccaagtGTTCGTCAGTTCCTCATGATGTGATGCCCAGCCAAAGTGATTATGTCCGATTAGTAGCCTCCCTACACATGACAATGAGCAAGCTAAATGAGTTGGAGAAAATGTTCGAACACCTGCAGATTGAAAAGTCAACATTAGCATCACAGCTGAAAGACTCTCAATTGAAATGCATCACAGGCGCAATGGCGGAAGAGCTCGTCGGCAGAATTAATAATGTAACAGAAGAGAGCGCTGCTTTTTCTGGTGGCTTGATAGATCACAGTAAAATAGCAGCACAATCTGATACTGAGCGAGTGCCCTTAATAGCTCTGGAATGTTGTGATGGACTTGACTGCAAAGATTTGAAGCCATCCAGCaaagaaattaaaatgcaatttgaCTGGGTCAAGGAAAAAATCTTCTCTTTGAAAAATGAATATAGCAGCTTGCAAGAGCAGCACTCGGGTATGGCCTCCAAAATCTCAGAGCTGCAAAGCTATTTTGACATGCTCAAGGAAGAAAATGCTGCACTATCAACCAGCCTCGACCAAGTCACTAATTCTTCCTTCACGATGCAGGTAACCCTTCTAATGAATGAAGAATTTCATTCAGATGGAAAGTTCTCCATGAGATTTCCTCCTTGCAGCAAAATCGCCTTGTGTACAAGTTCAACTCTTACGGAATCTGATATCGACTGTGATCAGTACAGACCGTCGAATGAAATAAGTGACCTAAATAGTAACAGACAAGCTGATCCAGAAAGTACCCCTGAGGAACATGACCGCTCTCTTTCAGAAGCGAATGACAGTGACACATGGGCCTGTATCATGAAGAAGGGGCATGCCATGCCTGaaaaacatcatttaaaaaagagagttgaACACCTCCTACGTGAGGCTTATGAGAAGTCCTTCAGGTCGCTTGAAGAATCACTTGAGTCGCATAAAAATCTTGAAGATGAAGAGATACAAAAGATCCAAGAGCTGCTCCTTTCTGTAAGGAAGGAAGTTGATGGTCTCCAAAAGCAAAATATATCGGAAAGCAAACAGTGGCAACAAAAACTTAATGATGTGGTCTTGCAGGTGGCGTCTAAATTGCCAGCTGAGAAGAAACACCCTGACCCGTTGCCTCAGGAACTAGAGGAACCACTGCAAGGCCTTGATTTAATTTCTCAGTCTCTGCTTTGTGTTGACACTGAACAC CAAATCCAGATTCCCGCTAAGAAAGCAATCGATCTCTTGGGTCAACTGGAGCTGCATGGCATGTCTAGTGAAAACACAACGATTGAAGCTGAGAATAGTAAAATATCAGCAAGGGCAGGTGAAGCAAACAGAACAGAAGATGAAGAATCTATTTGCCAAGCAGTCGGCATGAAATTTAGAGAAAGGTGCCTTCTGGACTTGGACACAGAATCCAGAAATGCAACACATTTATCCATAAGTCCTCCAAACTATCCTTGTGAGTCATTGTTTCTTCCTTCTCAAAACACTGATGTGATGCCTGTGAACACCTTGGAAAGCCAAAGGGCCCCTGGAAAGCTTCTGTTAGAAGTAGAGCAGACATGTAATAAAATCTCCAAGCCCTTCCCTGACGTGGAGGAAAGCAGTGAAAGAACTGATATTCTGCTATTGGAGATCCAAAACCTAAAGTCAGGCCTGGATTCCAAGGACAAAGAGCTGGCTGCAGAGAGAACTGCTTGTGCAGAGTTGGACAAAACAGTTGTAGCACtcgaaaaagaaaaaggagacttAAATGAGTCACTTAAGTCTGTTACTTTTGATAACCAGCAATTGTCTTATAGCCTTATGGCTCTTGGAATAGAACTTGACAGGGCGAAATCTGATATGGAAATGTACAAGGCAAGACTGTCCGATACAACAGAGACTCTGGAAGATTTGGAAATGGACAAGGCCGACTGGACTGAGAGGCTTCTTGAAACTGAAAATGAACTGAGGAGGATAAAATCTGAGAAAGCAAATATTGAGAACCATGCCTTATCCATGGAGACCGACATCGAGGAGCTTCAGTTAAAGAACGAGcacttggaaaaagaaaaagaaaataaactgaaAAGCATTTTTGGCCTTCAAGAGCAGCTTCATATACTCGCCACTGAGAGAAACCAATTTAGTCAAGATCTGAGTGCTTTGTTGAAGGATAAAGAAGAATCGGATCAAATGTGCCAGAAAATGCAAGAGACTATCAAAGAACTTGAGTCAAGTAAAGGGGATTCTGCTGAATTTATCAGGATATTGGAAGCTGAAGCTAATACTCAGGCAAAATTGCTTCAGGCTGCGAAGGCTGATACTCATCGGTTATCAACAGAAAAGGACAGACTTCTGCTGCAGTTACAGAATCTGGATCAGGTTATGAGGGCTCTTGTGTTAGAAAAAGAGGCAGCGCAAAGCCGAATAGAGCATCTGAATGAGGAAAAAGAAGCGGGCCTTAGGGAATACGAAACTTTACACAGCAAGTTAAGTATCTCTGAAATGGAATATGCCAAGATATCAAAGTCTCTGGAAGGGTCGCTAATAGAAAAGGGTGAACTTGCAACTAGGCTGAACTCCGCACAGGAGGAGTTGTCTCAGCTGCGCCGGGGCATTGAGAAgctcaaaataaaaatagaattggACGAAAAGAAAAGGTGTCACCTTGCAGGAAAACTGAAAGAAAGCGAACGCAAAGCTGAGTCCCTCACAGACAAAATTGAGACTCTCGAAAGAGAACTGCAGATGTCGGAGGACAATTTGGAAGATGCAATTCTTCGGGCAGAGACGGCTAAAGCAGAGACAGAAACAGCCACCGCAGAGATAGAAACGGTGCGTGCGACTTTGCGAAGCTTGGAATGTGAGGTGAATGCCTTAAAGTTAGAAAAGGGATCTCTAGAGAGAGAGCTGAAAGAAAATCAGGATAAAGTATCTGATCTAGAAGGTCTTAACTCTATGCTTGTGAAGCAGCtagaagaaaaggagaaggagaaggtgcaAATTAGAGGTGAATTTGAAAATGCACTGATGTCGATGGAATCCCAGTTGAAAGTGGCCCGTGAAGAAGTTAAACTTTCTCATTGCGAAGAAGAGAATTTCAAGACAAAAGAACAGGGCCTGATTGATGAAGTTGCTTGTGTCAAAGAAGAGAATGGACGGTTGGCTCATCATCTACAGGAAGCCAAACACAAACATTCTGAAATGGAGCATTTGCTGGAGGTCCTCGCCCAGCAATTCCAAGACCTCATACAAAAGCTGGATGACATCGATCCTTTTCTGGAGCAGTTGCCAGAAAATGAAACTCTGCAGTCTAGTCTTGGGGCTACAGAGGTGGAGTTGGAAGCTGTAACTTCTGAAAAACCTGCCTTCCTTGAAAAG gcaAATAGCCACCAGAAAATAGTGCAACTCAAGACAGAATTTGATTCTTTCCATCATAGATTTCAGCATTGGCTGAAAGCCTACACAGAACTAAAGCAGGAGAAAAAGGTGATGGTGAAGCAGATTCATGAACTTGAGATTCAACTGAAGAAGATGGATCCAG GTCCTGATAGGAATGCCACTGCAGAAGAGATAAGGTTTGAGCTGGAAGAACTGAAGGAACTGGTTGAAGAGAAAACTGCAGAGGCAGATCAAAACCTGGATAAGTACTGTACCCTGATAATTGATCACGATAAATTAGAGGAAGAAAACGAGATGCTAAGGACACAAGTTTCTCTTCTGAACGCTCGGCTCAAACAGTCATCAGACTCTTTCAGTTCCCCTCTACAAAGTCCAGGAAGCCAAACAAAAATCACGAATGGGCTGCTTGTGGAAAAGGCACTATCTGAAGATATTACTAAGATTACTGTGAGGAGGCAAAGGTGTcatgaaaacagaagcaatggTGAAAGTGCTACATCTCCTTTTCCAGAGGCTGCCTCAAAACAAACTAAAAGAAGAACCACATTTCAACAGCCCAGCCCAAAAGTGCCCCTAGAAAATGCAGAATTTGAGTCAGGTGGTTCCACAGAGGTGGGAGGCAAAG GATCTTCTGATGTTCCTCCAGGAAATGGCAGCTCTTGCATCTCCCACGGGGCATATCTAATTCCCAGAGCGAGTCCCTGTCTTGTCCGTCCAAGCTTGAGATCTCCACCGTTTACTGATCACTCCCAAACAACTGAGAGCGACTGCTTGCTTGAAAACCAAAAAGCAACACCAGAGGGCAGCAAACTACAAAAGGTAACTTGTGCGTAT TGTTCCCAGGTAAATGACGTGCGGCTGCAAGAAGTCCTAGCTGCCGGTTCACCCTTGGGCTTTGCTCCCAGGTCTCCCCTTTCAGCTTGCAACCAGTCAGCCCAAGCAATTGATGGAAGATCTGCTGAGGCTCCCAGTGCAATTGAAACGAAAAGCCCTCAAAGTACCGAAGAAAACGAGCTGGACGAAGCCTGCCACGTGCAGTAA